From the Halomonas sp. MCCC 1A13316 genome, the window ATGGGCCAGCACGTAGCGGCGGGAGTCCACCGCCGGAATCGCCGCATTGTGCGGCAGGGAGGTCCCCAGGGCCTCGGCCATGGAGGCCATGGTGGAGGCCGTTCCCATGGTGTTGCAGGTCCCTGCGGAGCGCGACATGCCGGCCTCGGCGGCCATGAAGTCGTGCAGCGAGATCTTCCCGGCCTTGACGTCCTCGGAGAGCTGCCAGACCACGGTGCCGGAACCGATGTCCTTGCCCTGGTGCTTGCCGTTGAGCATCGGCCCGCCGCTGACCACTATGGTGGGGATATCGCAGGACGCCGCCCCCATTAGCAGTGCCGGGGTGGTCTTATCGCAGCCGACCAGCAGCACCACCGCATCCACGGGATTGCCGCGGATCGCCTCCTCCACGTCCATGCTCGCCAGGTTGCGGGTGAACATGGCTGTGGGCCTCAGGTTGGACTCGCCGTTGGAAAACACCGGGAACTCCACGGGAAAGCCCCCTGCCTCCAGCACCCCTTTCTTGACGTGCTCCGCCAGCTTGCGGAAATGGGCGTTGCAGGGGGTCAGTTCCGACCAGGTGTTGCAGATGCCGATGATCGGCTTGCCCTGGAACTCGTGGTCGGGAATGCCCTGGTTGCGCATCCAGCTGCGGTACATGAAGCCGTTCTTGTCGGTGGTACCGAACCACTGGGCGGAGCGCAGCGGGCGACGACCGTCCTTGTTGTTGTGTGACATGGGGGTTGCTCCTGTTCGTGCCGCCGGGGGAGTCCCGGGTGCCGGCCTCGGGTTCCAGACCCGTTCGACAGTAAGGCCAGAGACGGCAACTAGTCGACACATACGAAAGTATATGTTGAACAAATACACACAATGTTCGACATTTTCCTGGCACCCCCCGTCCCGGTCACGAGGCAGTCCCATGACACAGCGCGTCAAGGTAGCGATCATCGGCTCCGGCAATATCGGCACCGACCTGATGATCAAGATCCTCCGCCACGGCGAGCACCTGGAGATGGGCGCCATGGTCGGCATCGACCCGGCCTCCGACGGCCTGTCCCGTGCCGCGGCGCTCGGCGTGCCCGCCACCGCCGAGGGCATCGACGGCCTGCTGGCCATGCCCGGCTTCGACGAGATCGGGATCGCCTTCGACGCCACCTCGGCGGCGAGCCACCCGCATCACAGCGCGCGGCTCGAGGCCCACGGCGTGAAGGTCATCGACCTGACCCCGGCGGCCATCGGCCCCTATGTGGTGCCGCCGATCAACCTGGACGCACATTTTGATGCCCCCAACCTCAACATGGTCACCTGCGGCGGCCAGGCCACCATCCCCATGGTCGCCGCGGTCTCCCGGGTGACCCCCGTGCACTATGCGGAGATCGTCGCCTCCATCGCCAGCCGGTCGGCCGGCCCCGGCACCCGAGCCAATATTGACGAGTTCACCGAGACCACCGCCAGGGCCATCGAGGCGTGCGGCGGGGCGGCACGCGGCAAGGCGATCATCATCCTCAACCCGGCCGAGCCACCGCTGCTGATGCGCGACTCCATCTTCGTGCTCTCCCGCCCCGCCGACCGGGGCGCCATCGAGGCCTCCGTGGAGGCGATGGCCTGCACGGTGCAGCAGTACGTTCCCGGCTACCGCCTGAAGCAACGGGTCCAGTTCGAGGAGATTCCCGCGGAAGCGCCGCTGACGATAGACGGCATCGGCCGCGTCAGTGGGCTCAAGACCTCCATCTACCTGGAAGTCGAGGGGGCCGCCCACTACCTGCCCGCCTACGCCGGCAACCTGGACATCATGACCTCCGCCGCCAAGGCCTGCGCCGAGCGCCTCGCCGAGACCCGCCTGCTGGGCACCACCGTCTGAGGTGAACCGCCATGACATCCCCTGACCGGATCGACAAGACGCTCTATATCTCCGATGTCACCCTGCGTGACGGCAGCCATGCGGTTCGCCACCAGTACAGTCTCGATGACGTCAGGCGCATCGCCCGCGCCCTGGACGCGGCCCGAGTCGACTCCATCGAGGTCGCCCACGGCGATGGCCTTCAAGGATCGAGCTTCAACTACGGCTTCGGTGCCCATACCGATCTCGCCTGGATCGAGGCGGCGGTCGAGGTGGTCGAGCACGCCCTCATCACCACACTGCTGCTGCCGGGGATCGGCACCGTGCATGACCTGGACGCCGCCTACGGCGCCGGGGCCCGGGGCGCGCGCATCGCCACCCACTGCACCGAGGCCGACGTCTCACGCCAGCATATCGAGCACGCCCGCAAGCTCGGCATGGACACCGTGGGCTTCCTGATGATGAGCCACATGCAGTCGCCCGCGGGCCTGGCCGAACAGGCCAGGCTGATGGAGCGGTACGGGGCCCAGACCATCTACGTGGTCGACTCCGGCGGTGCCCTGACCATGGACGGCGTGCGCGACCGCTTCCGGGCGCTCAAGGACGCGCTCGACCCGGCGACCCGCACCGGCATGCATGCCCACCACAACCTGGGCCTGGGGGTCGCCAACTCCATCGTCGCCGTGGAGGAGGGCTGCGACAGGATCGACGCCAGCCTGGCCGGCATGGGCGCCGGCGCCGGCAATGCCCCGCTGGAGGTGTTCATCGCCAACGCCGACCGCCTCGGCTGGCGCCACGGCTGCGACCTCTACACCCTGATGGACGCCGCCGACGACATCGTGCGGCCGCTGCAGGACCGCCCCGTGCGGGTCGACCGCGAGACCCTGGCACTGGGCTATGCCGGTGTCTACTCAAGCTTCCTCCGCCATGCCGAGGCGGCCGCCGAACGCTACGGTCTCAGGACCGTCGACATCCTGGTGGAGCTCGGCCGGCGCAGGATGGTCGGCGGCCAGGAGGACATGATCGTCGACGTCGCCCTGGACATGACCCGGGGATGAATCACCACCAGGCTTTCCTGGCTGCCGTCCACCGGACGACAGCCGGTCCACCGAGGCCCAGGCCTCTCCACCGCTGAATGTCGCAACGACCGTCACACCAACCAGCATCACAACAACAATCGAGGACATTGCCATGACCCAACGCTTCGCTCGCCGCGCCCTCACCGCCGCCATCGGTGGCCTCGTCGCCACCGCGCTGGTCCTCCCGGCCCAGGCCGCCACCGAGGTCAACGTCGGCTACGCCATTCCCAGCGAATCCCACTACGGCGAGGGCTATCGCGCCTTCAAGGAGACCCTCGAACGCCTCTCCGGCGGCGAGTTTACCGCCGCCGAGCACCCCAGCGGCTCGCTGGGCGGCGAGCGCGCCATGATCGAGGGCCTGCAGATCGGCACCGTGGACGTGGTCATCACCTCCACCGGCCCGTTGGGCAACTTCGTGCCCGACACCTATGTGCTCGACCTGCCGTTCCTGTTCGCGGACTACGACCAGGCGCGCTGCGTCCTCGACGGCGAGATCGGCCAGGAGCTGCTCGACCAGATGGGCGAGCACGACCTGGTCGGCCTGGCCTGGGCCGAGAACGGCTTTCGCCACATCACCAACAGCCGCCGCGAGATCACCAGCCCCGACGACGTCAGCGGCCTGAAGATCCGCACCATGGAGAACCGCATCCACCAGGACGCCTTCGAGGCCCTGGGGGCCAGCCCCACCCCGATGGCCATGCCGGAGCTGTTCACCGCTCTGCAGCAGGGCACCGTGGACGGCCAGGAGAACCCGCTGACGGTGATCACGGCGGCCAAGCTCTACGAGGTGCAGGACCAGCTGTCGCTGACCGGGCATGTCTACTCGCCGGCGGTGATGCTCGGCTCGCCGGTGCTGCTCGACGGCCTCAGCGACGAGCAGCGCGGCTGGTTCGTGGAGGCCGCCCGGGCCGGCGCCGAGGCGACCCGGGCCGAGGTTTCGCGGCTGGAGGACGAGGGCGTGGAGTTCCTGCGCGGCGAGGGCATGACCGTCAACACCGAGGTCGACGCGACGCCGTTCCAGGACGCCGTGGGCGAGGTGCACGAGCGCTTCGTCGAGCAGTATGGCGACGCCATGCTCACCCGCATCCGCAATAGCGACTGCTGAGCCGCCTGCCCATGGGCCGGTTATTCGTGACCGGCCCCGCATCGAACGAGACCCGACATGCGACTGATCCAGTGCGACCATCAGGGCCAGGCACGTGCCGCCCTGGTCGAGAACGACGAGCAGGTCAGGCTGCTCGAGGGCGACACCTACCAGCTCGCCCGCCGCGCCATTGCCAGCGGCCAGCCGCTGGCCACCATCGTCGAGACGGCACGGACCGACACCCGCCTCGACTACCAGTCACTGGTCGACGACCGGCGCCTGCTGCCGCCGCTCACCCACCCGGACCCGGCTCATTGCCTGGTCACCGGCACCGGCCTCACCCACCTGGGTAGCGCCGATACCCGCGATGCCATGCACGCCCAGGCCCAGCTCGAGGAGAGCCGACTGACCGACTCCATGCGCATGTTCCGGCTAGGGCTCGAGGGCGGCAAGCCGGCGAAGGGCCGGGAAGGTGCTCAGCCGGAGTGGTTCTACAAGGGCGACGGCAGCAGCGTGGCGGCCCCGGAGGACGACATCCCCGTGCCCGCCTTCGCCGCGGATGCCGGTGAGGAACCGGAACTGGCCGGGCTCTATGTGATCGCCGACGACGGCACCCCCTGGCGGGTCGGTCACGCCATCGGCAACGAGTTTTCCGACCATGTCACCGAGCGCTTCAACTACCTCTGGCTGGCCCACTCCAAGCTGCGCGCTTGCAGTTTCGGCCCGGAACTGCTGGTCGGCGAGCTGCCCGAGCACCTGGAGGGCGTGAGCCGGATCGTGCGCGATGGCGCGACCCTGTGGGAAAAGCCCTTCCTCACCGGCGAGGCCAACATGGCCCACAGCCTGGCCAACCTGGAGCACCACCACTTCAAGTACCCCAACTTCCGCCGCCCGGGAGACGTGCACGTGCACTTCTTCGGCACGGCCACCCTGAGCTTCGCCGACGACATTCTCACCCGCGACGGCGACCGCTTCGAGATCAGCCTGCCTGCCTTCGGTCGCCCGTTGCGTAATTCGCTACGCTTCGAAACATCGCAACCAGACACCCGGGTGCAGGCGCTCTGACCCCGGGCGACAGTACTTCAGGAGGCAACATGCACGAACCCCGGACCATCGGTTTCATCGGCACCGGCATCATGGGAGGGCCCATGGCGCGGCGCCTGATCGACGCGGGGCATGACGTCCGCGTGTGGAACCGTACCGCCGCCAAGGCGGCGGCCCTGGGCGCCACGCCCGTGAAAACCCCGGCAGCGGCGGCCGATGGCGCCGAGATCGTCATCGTGATGCTGAGCTCGGGGCCGGTCTGTGACGAGGTGATCCTCGGCGAGCACGGCCTGCTCGACACCATGCCCCCGGACAGCCTGCTGATCGTGATGAGCTCCATCCCGGTGGAGACCGCCCGCCACCAGGCCGAAGCCGCCGGCGAGCGCCACATCCACTACCTGGACGCCCCGGTCTCCGGTGGCGAACGAGGTGCCATCGACGGCAGCCTGGCGATCATGGCCGGGGGTGACGAGGCGACCTTCGCGCGGGCCCGTCCCGTCCTCGAGTCACTCGGGCGCCCGGTACGGATCGGCCCGGCGGGAAGCGGGCAGCTCGCCAAGCTGATCAACCAGCTGGTGGTGGCCAGCACCATCGCCACCGTCTCCGAGGGCATACTGCTGGCCGAGCGCGGCGGGGCCGACCCGGCCCGGGTGCGCGAGGCCCTGCTAGGCGGCTTCGCCGACTCGACGATCCTGCGCGCCCATGGGCAGCGGATGATCGAGCAGGACTTCGCCCCCGGCGGGCCGGCCAAGTGGCAGCTCAAGGACACCCGCACCGCCCTGGCGCAGGCCGACTCGCTCGGCCTGGACCTGCCCGTGGCGACGCTGGTCAACCGGCTGTTCGAGGACATGGTCGCCAACGGCGACGGCGAACTGGACCACAGCGCCCTGATCCGCGAACTGCGGCGCCGCAACGCCCTGCCCTGTTGACCTGCCAACCCGTCCGTGGCAGCTTGCCCCGAATCCTGTCGAGAGCCTCCCGTGAAAGCGACCCTCAAGCGCGCCCCCCGCCCCAGCATCAGCGAATACCTGGCCGAGGCCATCTTCTCGGGGCACTATCGGCCGGGGGATTTCGTGCCCAGGGAGCTCGACCTCTGCGAGCAGTTCAGGCTCAACCGCTCGGCGGTTCGCAGCGACCTGCGCCAGCTGGTGGACGCCGGCATCATCGAGCGGATCTCGGGCCACGGCTCCAAGGTCCGGGAGTACGCCGACTGGCGCATCCTCGATCCCACCGTCACCGAGTGGATGACCCGCTACGCCGCCCCCAACCCCATGATCCAGCGCGAGATCCTCTCCTTTCGCCTGGATGTCGAGCCCTATGTGGCGATGACCGCGGCCCGCCGCGCCACGGCCCGAGACCTGGTCGCCCTGGAGGAGGCCTTCGAGGGCATGAAGCGCCACCTCCAGCATGGCGACAGCGAGGAGGAGCGGCGCCTGCACAGCGACCACGACGTCGCCTTCCACGCCGCCATCTTCAAGGCGACCCACAACATCGTCTGGTCACAGCTCTCGCATATTCTGCGCCCCTCCATCTACCTGCTGATCTCGATGTCCAACGTCAGCACCGAGGAACCCGAGGAGAGCCTGGAGCGGCACCGGCTGCTGATGGAGCACATCCGCGCTCGCCAGCCCCAGGAGGCCTTCCGCGCCGCCCAGGCGGTCCTCGACGGCACCGCCAAGGCGCTCGGCATCGAAGCCGGCGACAGTGCCCTGGGCAAGCACCTGGCATTGGGCTGAAGACTCCCCTGGGACACTAATCTGTCGCCATCGCCGGCAGCACACGGCGCTCCAGGCGCCGCTCGTAGAGCCCCTTGGCGACCAGCGTCGCCAGCACCAGGCCGCCGCCGACGAAGGCCAGCGGCGCCGGTCGCTCGGCCAGGATCCACCAGACCCAGAGCGTGCCCACCACTACCTCGAGCAGCAGCAGCAACCCGACCTCCGCCGCCGGCAGGTAGAGCGGCCCCCGCTGGAGCAGCGTCACCCCGGCCGGCACGATGAACAGGCAGAGCAGCACCACCAGCAGCAGCCGATCGGGCGGTGGCAGCGAGAAGCCACTGGTCGCGCCCACCACCTGCCCGGCCCCCACGGCGACGATCAGTCCGGAGAAGGTCAGCATGGGACTCATGTCGACACCCGGCCGGGTACGACAGAGGGTGAAGTTGATCGCCAGGGTAGTCGCCGCCATTAGCGCGAAGCCATTGCCCACCCAGGACCCGGCACCGGCGTCGTCGACCACAATCAGCGAGATTCCGGCCATGCACAGCAGGATGGCCAGCCAGGTGTGCCGCGGCAGGCGCTCCTTGAGTAAGAGCCAGGAGAGCGACGCGGCGATCAATGGCGAGCCGGCCAGGATCATCAACACGTTGCCTCCCTTGGTGTACTGGTTGCCCAGCACGAAGCCGCAGGTGGTCAGGCTGAACAGCAGGGCCACGCCGATGCCGGTCCAGCCGCAGCGCCGATAGGCATTGAAGGTGCCGCGGCCGTTGCGCGCCACCACGATCAGCAGGAAGCCCAGAGCCGAGAGCAGGCCCCGCCACATCAGGATCTCGGCGTCCGGCAGGCCCGCCAGCTTGATCAGCAGGGCGTCGGGGGACATGATCAGTGCCCCACCCCCGGTCAGCAGCAGCCCCTGCTGCCGGAGGGGAAGTGCCTGGAATGCGTTCACCTCATCCTCCCGGCCCGCGGCGGGACGCCAGCGTCGCCCTCATCAGGCCCCCTTCTCCTCCTGCAACACCCGTATGACCTCCGGCACCGCCAATGCCTGGTCCTCGATCGTGCCGTAGAGGTCGCGAACCGCGGCCGCCACACCGCGAGCCACGCCAAGCTCGTCGGTCATGGCATGATAGTAGCCGATATCCTTGCTGGCATTGGCCACGCTGAAGCGGAAGCTGGAGGCGTCGCCGGCCTCGATAAAGGGCCGCAGTCGCTCGAGGATCACCCCGCCACCGCCGCCCTTGCTCAGCACCTCCAGCAAGGCCGCATCGTCGATGCCGGCATGGCGCGAGGCCACCGTGGCCTCGGCCAGCACCGCCGAGAACCCCAGGGAGACGTAGTTGTGGACTAGCTTGAGGGTATGCCCGGCGCCCACCGGCCCGGCATGGGTAATGTTCTCGGCGAAGCTCTCGAGCAGCGGATGCAGCTCGGTGAACAGTGCCTCGGGCGCACCCACGATCAGGTTCAGCCGTCCCTCGGCCGCCTCCTTGGGGGTTCGCGTCATGGCCGCGTCCATGAAGCGTCCTCCCGCCTCCTGCACGCGCGCGGCGACCCGCTCGGTGGAGCTCGGCAGCGCCGTTGAACAGTCGACCACCACGCTGCCCTCGCGCAGCCCCTCGAGCACGCCACCGGGCTCGAACAGCACCGCCTCGACCTGGGGCGAACCGGTCACGCAGAGGATGATCACCTCGGCGGCCTCGGCCACCTCCCGCCCCGAGGCCCTGGCCTCCGCGCCGGCGGCCAGCAGGTCCTCCACCGGCTGGTTGCCGGGGTGGTCGAGGAAACAGAGCCGGTGACCGGCACGCAGGATATTGCTGGCGATTCCGTGGCCCATCAGGCCCACGCCAACCATGCCCACACGAAGGGGGTGACTCATTGCAGAACTCCACTGTCAGGTTGAAGAAGGGGTGGTTCAGCCATGGTGGATGGCCACCGTCTTGATACGGGTATAGCTCCTCAGACCCTCGAAGCCCTTCTCGCGGCCATGGCCCGAGCGACCGACACCCCCGAAGGGCAGCTCGACGCCCCCGGCGGCGCCGTAGTTATTGACGAACACCTGGCCGCTGCGGATGCCCTTGGCCAGGCGCAGCTGCCGTCCGCCATCGCGTGTCCAGACCCCGGCGCACAGTCCGAAGTCAGTGGCATTGGCCAGTTCCAGCGCCTCGGCCTCGTCGATGAAGCACTGCACCACCAGCACCGGGCCGAACAGCTCCTCGCGCAGCACCTCATGGTTGGGGGGAATATCGGCCAGCACCTGCGGCACCACGAAGTGCCCCGCCACCGGTGCCCCCTCGGCCAGCCGGCCCCGGGCCACCACCCGGATGCCGTCGGCCAGGGCCCGCTCCAGCCGTGCCTCGAGCTTGTCCCGCTGGCGGGCATTGATCAGGGGCCCGCAGTCCGCATCCGCCTCGCCGGCATCGCAGCGCAGGGCCGAAAAGCGCTCGGCGAGCCGTGCCAGCACCGCCTCGGCGCACTCCTGCTGCACCAGCAGGCGGCTGCCGGCGGAGCAGGTCTGGCCGGCGTTCTGGATGATGCCGCGCACCACCGCCTCCAGTGCGGCCTCCATGTCGGCATCGGCGAACAGCAGCTGGGGCGACTTGCCACCCAATTCCATGGTCACCGGCACATGCTGCTCCGCCGCTGCCCGGGCCACCAGGGTGCCGGTCTCGGGCGAACCGGTGAAGGAGAGATGCTGGATGCCGGGGTGGGCCGCTAGCGCCGCTCCCACCTCGCGGCCCAGCCCTGGCAACACGTTCAGGGCACCGGGCGGCAGGCCGTTCTCGACGGCCAGCTCGGCCAGGCGCAGCACGCTCAGGCAGGCATCCTCGGCGGGCTTGAGCACCACGGTGTTGCCGGCCGCCAGTGCCGCCGCCACGCAGCGGCCGAAGATCTGCGCCGGGTAGTTCCACGGGATGATCTGGGCGCAGACGCCGTAGGGCTCGCGCAGGGTCATTACCGCGAAGTCGTTGTCGAAGGGGATCGTCTCGCCGTGCAGCTTGTCCGCCGCCCCGCCATAGAAGCGGAAGTAGCGAGCACAGGCGGCGATATCGCCGTGCGCCTGGGTCAACGGCTTGCCGGTGTCCGCACACTCCAGCGCCGCAAGGCGCTCGTGGTCGGCTTCGATGGCGGTGGCGAACGCCAGCAGCCACTCGCTGCGTCGGCGCGCGCTCCACGCCGACCAGTCGCCCAGCCGGCCGGAGAAGGCGCGATCGGCGGCAGCGACGGCCTCGTCGACCTCCTCGGGGCGGCAACGGGCGATGCGGGTGATGGTCTCGCCACGGGCCGGGGCCTCCACCTCCAGGGTGTCGCGGGTTTCGACCCAGGCGCCGCCGATCAGGGCGCCCCGGGGGGGCATTGCGAGTCGTGGTGACATGGTCGCACTCCTTGTCATTGTCTTGCGGCGGGTCAATAGAGCAGGTTGACCAGCCCCATGGAGATCCACGGCATGTAGGTGATCGCCATCAAGCAGGTCAGCACCACCAGCACGAAGCGCACCAGGTGGGGCAGCATCTGGTCAATCGAGATCCTCGCCACCGCACAGGCCGCAAACAGGTTCACCCCCAGCGGCGGGGTGATCATGCCCAGCGCCAAGTTGACCACCATGATCAGCCCGAAGTGCACCGGCTGGACCCCGAACTGCACCGCGATCGGCGTCAGGATCGGCGCCAGCACCAGGATCGCCGCACCTGTCTCGATGAACATCCCCACCCCCAGCAGCAGTACGTTGACAGCCAGCAGGAAGGTCCAGGGGCTGTCGAACACCGTGGTCACCCAGCCGGCCACCTCGCGAGGCAGCCCCGAACGGCTGATCAGGAAGCTGAAGAGTGCCGCGGCCGCGATGATCAGCATCACCGCCGCGGTGGAAAGCACACTCTGGCGCAGGATCGGGCCCAGGTCGGCCAGCGTCAGCTCGCGATAGACCAGCCCGCCCACCACCAGGGCATAGAACACCGCCACCGCCGCGGCCTCGGTGGGGGTGAAGATGCCCCCGTAGATGCCGCCGATCACCACCACCGGCATCAGCATGGCGGCCCAGGCGCGGCGGAAGGCGACGCGGAACTCGCTGCGGTCCTCGCGATCCTGCAGGCCGTAGCCGCGCAGCTTGCAGAACAGGTAGAGGAACGCCAGCAGGGCGCCGCCGATCAGCAGCCCCGGGCCGATGCCGGCGATGAACAGCTGGCCGATGGAGGTATTGGTGCTGACGCCGAACAGGATCAACGGAATCGACGGCGGGATCAGCACCCCCAGCTCCGCCGACGAGGCCTGGATAGAGGCGGCCAGCGGCTTCGGGTAACCGTGCCGCACCATGGCCGGAATCAGGATGGCGCCGATGGCGAAGGTAGTGGCCACGCTGGAGCCCGACACCGCGGCGAACATCATGCACGTCAACACGCAGGACATGGCCAGGCCGCCCTGCACGCCGCCGACGATGGATTTGGCCAGGTCGACCAGGCGGCTGGAGATGCCGCCTCCCGCCATCAGGTTGCCGGCCAGGATGAAGAACGGAATGGCCATCAACGGGAAGTGATCGAGGCCGACGAACATCTGCTGCGGCACCATCAGCAGCGGCAGGCTCGAGAAGTACTCGATACCAATGATCGAGGCGAGCAGGATGGAGACGGCGATCGGCACGCCGACCGCGAACAGGATGACCAGCGAGAGGCCGATGGCGAGGTTCATGGGCGAGGCCCTCCCTGGGTGTGATGGTGCACGTCGGCGTCGGCCTCCCCGGGGGCCGCTCCCCGGAGCGTCGATGTCACCGCGTCGGCCCGCTGAGCGGAAATGGCTCGGTCGGGATCGGTCTGCGCCTCCGGTTCGGCGGCCTCGTCATGCTGGGGCCCTAGCCCCTCGCGGGCCGTGGCCTGGGCCAGCAGGCGCCCCACCACGGCCACCATGGCGATTGCACTGCCCACGGGAATCGCCGCATAGGCCCAGGAGATCGACACCTCCAGCGCCGAGAGGGTCTGGCGGCTGACACGATCGGTCATCAGAATGCCCTGATAGAAGAGCACGCCGAGCACCAGCAGGCAGCAGAGGCCGATGACCAGTTCGAGCCCCAGCATCATGCGCCGCGGTACCAGCTTGTAGATCAACTCCACCGCCATCATGTAGCCACCGCGGAAGGTCGCCGCGGCGCCCAGGAACACGCACCAGATCATGGTCGCGCGGGACAGCACCTCCGACCAGGTCGAAGGTGCATTGAAGATGAACCGGGTCAGCACCTGGTAGAAGCCCAGCGTCACCGAGACGATCAGCATCAGTATCGCGATCGCCATCGCCAGCCGGGTCAAGCAGTGCTCGAAGCGTAGAAACCAGGACACCATAGTGTGAGTTCCCAAGTCGGTCGGGGCCGGTCACGGATAACCGGCCCATGGGCAGGCGGCTCAGCAGTCGCTATTGCGGATGCGGGTGAGCATGGCGTCGCCATACTGCTCGACGAAGCGCTCGTGCACCTCGCCCACGGCGTCCTGGAACGGCGTCGCGTCGACCTCGGTGTTGACGGTCATGCCCTCGCCGCGCAGGAACTCCACGCCCTCGTCCTCCAGCCGCGAAACCTCGGCCCGGGTCGCCTCGGCGCCGGCCCGGGCGGCCTCCACGAACCAGCCGCGCTGCTCGTCGCTGAGGCCGTCGAGCAGCACCGGCGAGCCGAGCATCACCGCCGGCGAGTAGACATGCCCGGTCAGCGACAGCTGGTCCTGCACCTCGTAGAGCTTGGCCGCCGTGATCACCGTCAGCGGGTTCTCCTGGCCGTCCACGGTGCCCTGCTGCAGAGCGGTGAACAGCTCCGGCATGGCCATCGGGGTGGGGCTGGCCCCCAGGGCCTCGAAGGCGTCCTGGTGGATGCGGTTCTCCATGGTGCGGATCTTCAGGCCGCTGACGTCGTCGGGGCTGGTGATCTCGCGGCGGCTGTTGGTGATGTGGCGAAAGCCGTTCTCGGCCCAGGCCAGGCCGACCAGGTCGTGCTCGCCCATCTGGTCGAGCAGCTCCTGGCCGATCTCGCCGTCGAGGACGCAGCGCGCCTGGTCGTAGTCCGCGAACAGAAACGGCAGGTCGAGCACATAGGTGTCGGGCACGAAGTTGCCCAACGGGCCGGTGGAGGTGATGACCACGTCCACGGTGCCGATCTGCAGGCCCTCGATCATGGCGCGCTCGCCGCCCAGCGAGCCGCTGGGGTGCTCGGCGGCGGTAAACTCGCCGCCGGAGAGGCGTTCGAGGGTCTCCTTGAAGGCGCGATAGCCCTCGCCGTAGTGGGATTCGCTGGGAATGGCGTAGCCGACGTTGACCTCGGTGGCGGCCTGGGCCGGGAGGACCAGCGCGGTGGCGACGAGGCCACCGATGGCGGCGGTGAGGGCGCGGCGAGCGAAGCGTTGGGTCATGGCAATGTCCTCGATTGTTGTTGTGATACTGGTTGTGATGCTTGGATGATGGGCCGTTCACCCGCCTCGGGCGGCACGGCCCCGGCTGCATGCCCGCCGGTAAGGGCGGGCGGCAAGTTCAGGAACGCTCGGCGAGGTAGGCATCGACGATCTCGCCGAAGTCGGCATCGCGCCGGAACCCCAGCCGGTCGGCCCTGGCGGTATCGAAGCGCGCCGGCCAGCTGGCGACGAGGCTGCGGATGCGTTCGTCCGGCTCGTGGCGAACCCTGGCCACCGCCTCGTCGCCGGCGACCTCACGCAGGGTGT encodes:
- a CDS encoding TRAP transporter substrate-binding protein — its product is MTQRFARRALTAAIGGLVATALVLPAQAATEVNVGYAIPSESHYGEGYRAFKETLERLSGGEFTAAEHPSGSLGGERAMIEGLQIGTVDVVITSTGPLGNFVPDTYVLDLPFLFADYDQARCVLDGEIGQELLDQMGEHDLVGLAWAENGFRHITNSRREITSPDDVSGLKIRTMENRIHQDAFEALGASPTPMAMPELFTALQQGTVDGQENPLTVITAAKLYEVQDQLSLTGHVYSPAVMLGSPVLLDGLSDEQRGWFVEAARAGAEATRAEVSRLEDEGVEFLRGEGMTVNTEVDATPFQDAVGEVHERFVEQYGDAMLTRIRNSDC
- a CDS encoding TRAP transporter small permease; the encoded protein is MVSWFLRFEHCLTRLAMAIAILMLIVSVTLGFYQVLTRFIFNAPSTWSEVLSRATMIWCVFLGAAATFRGGYMMAVELIYKLVPRRMMLGLELVIGLCCLLVLGVLFYQGILMTDRVSRQTLSALEVSISWAYAAIPVGSAIAMVAVVGRLLAQATAREGLGPQHDEAAEPEAQTDPDRAISAQRADAVTSTLRGAAPGEADADVHHHTQGGPRP
- a CDS encoding TRAP transporter large permease is translated as MNLAIGLSLVILFAVGVPIAVSILLASIIGIEYFSSLPLLMVPQQMFVGLDHFPLMAIPFFILAGNLMAGGGISSRLVDLAKSIVGGVQGGLAMSCVLTCMMFAAVSGSSVATTFAIGAILIPAMVRHGYPKPLAASIQASSAELGVLIPPSIPLILFGVSTNTSIGQLFIAGIGPGLLIGGALLAFLYLFCKLRGYGLQDREDRSEFRVAFRRAWAAMLMPVVVIGGIYGGIFTPTEAAAVAVFYALVVGGLVYRELTLADLGPILRQSVLSTAAVMLIIAAAALFSFLISRSGLPREVAGWVTTVFDSPWTFLLAVNVLLLGVGMFIETGAAILVLAPILTPIAVQFGVQPVHFGLIMVVNLALGMITPPLGVNLFAACAVARISIDQMLPHLVRFVLVVLTCLMAITYMPWISMGLVNLLY
- a CDS encoding aldehyde dehydrogenase family protein, which translates into the protein MSPRLAMPPRGALIGGAWVETRDTLEVEAPARGETITRIARCRPEEVDEAVAAADRAFSGRLGDWSAWSARRRSEWLLAFATAIEADHERLAALECADTGKPLTQAHGDIAACARYFRFYGGAADKLHGETIPFDNDFAVMTLREPYGVCAQIIPWNYPAQIFGRCVAAALAAGNTVVLKPAEDACLSVLRLAELAVENGLPPGALNVLPGLGREVGAALAAHPGIQHLSFTGSPETGTLVARAAAEQHVPVTMELGGKSPQLLFADADMEAALEAVVRGIIQNAGQTCSAGSRLLVQQECAEAVLARLAERFSALRCDAGEADADCGPLINARQRDKLEARLERALADGIRVVARGRLAEGAPVAGHFVVPQVLADIPPNHEVLREELFGPVLVVQCFIDEAEALELANATDFGLCAGVWTRDGGRQLRLAKGIRSGQVFVNNYGAAGGVELPFGGVGRSGHGREKGFEGLRSYTRIKTVAIHHG
- a CDS encoding NAD(P)-dependent oxidoreductase; protein product: MSHPLRVGMVGVGLMGHGIASNILRAGHRLCFLDHPGNQPVEDLLAAGAEARASGREVAEAAEVIILCVTGSPQVEAVLFEPGGVLEGLREGSVVVDCSTALPSSTERVAARVQEAGGRFMDAAMTRTPKEAAEGRLNLIVGAPEALFTELHPLLESFAENITHAGPVGAGHTLKLVHNYVSLGFSAVLAEATVASRHAGIDDAALLEVLSKGGGGGVILERLRPFIEAGDASSFRFSVANASKDIGYYHAMTDELGVARGVAAAVRDLYGTIEDQALAVPEVIRVLQEEKGA